A stretch of the Pseudoalteromonas marina genome encodes the following:
- the map gene encoding type I methionyl aminopeptidase, whose amino-acid sequence MSAIIKTPEEIEKMRVAGRLAADVLEMIGPHVVPGITTDELNTICHDYIVNEQKAVPAPLNYHGFPKSICTSVNHVICHGIPNDKPLKEGDSVNIDITVIKDGYHGDTSKMFHVGKPNIQGKRLAEVTQESLYLAIKMVKPGVRLGDIGEAIQKYAESFNYSIVREYCGHGIGSEFHEEPQVMHYGKAGTGETLKAGMCLTIEPMVNAGKRQCKLLKDEWTVVTRDRSLSAQWEHTLLVTENGVEILTLRSDDTIDRIIEH is encoded by the coding sequence ATGAGCGCTATTATCAAGACCCCTGAAGAAATAGAGAAAATGCGTGTAGCTGGGCGTTTAGCAGCAGACGTACTTGAAATGATCGGCCCACATGTCGTGCCGGGGATCACCACTGATGAGCTAAATACTATTTGTCATGATTATATTGTTAACGAGCAAAAAGCAGTCCCTGCTCCTTTAAACTATCATGGTTTTCCAAAATCAATTTGCACCTCTGTTAACCATGTAATTTGTCATGGTATTCCCAACGACAAACCGTTAAAAGAAGGTGACAGCGTAAATATCGACATCACTGTTATCAAAGATGGCTACCACGGCGATACATCTAAAATGTTTCACGTAGGTAAACCAAACATTCAAGGTAAGCGTTTGGCTGAAGTAACACAAGAAAGCTTATATCTTGCCATTAAAATGGTAAAGCCGGGTGTACGTTTAGGTGATATTGGCGAAGCAATTCAAAAATACGCCGAGAGCTTCAACTACTCAATAGTACGTGAATATTGCGGCCATGGTATTGGTAGCGAATTTCACGAAGAACCACAGGTTATGCATTACGGTAAAGCCGGTACCGGTGAAACATTAAAAGCGGGTATGTGTTTAACTATTGAGCCAATGGTTAATGCGGGCAAGCGCCAATGTAAACTGCTTAAAGATGAGTGGACGGTTGTAACACGCGACCGCAGTTTGTCTGCACAGTGGGAACACACGTTATTAGTGACTGAAAATGGTGTTGAAATTTTAACGCTACGATCAGATGATACTATCGACAGGATTATCGAACACTAA
- the megL gene encoding methionine gamma-lyase — translation MTKHHLHTQCIHGPQKANDPHGALTSPLYQTSTFHFENAAQGAARFAGEEPGYIYTRLGNPTTTELEQKIAQLEDCEAAAATATGMGAVSASVLSFLSHGDHLVASSALYGCTFAFFAHMLPRWGIEVTFVDMTCEDELRAAIKPNSKMIFVETPINPTMAVIDLALIGAIAKQHSLISVVDNTFLTPLLQSPKQYGIDIIMHSATKYINGHGDVVAGLVCGSLEHITLIKMTVLKDIGATISPHDAWLINRGLKTLAIRMERHCQSAQTVAEYLEAHHKVNIVYYPGLKSHPGNKFIGNQMKAAGGVIAFEIKGTLQQGAQFIDSMKLCTLAVSLGDAETLIQHPASMTHSPYSPEERAAAGISDGLIRLSVGLEDVNDIISDLDQAFTQIF, via the coding sequence ATGACCAAGCATCATCTTCATACACAATGTATCCATGGCCCGCAAAAAGCAAACGATCCGCATGGCGCACTTACGTCGCCTTTGTATCAAACCTCAACCTTTCATTTTGAAAATGCAGCACAAGGCGCCGCACGTTTTGCAGGCGAAGAACCCGGTTATATTTATACCCGCCTAGGCAATCCAACCACCACCGAACTTGAACAAAAGATAGCACAGCTAGAGGACTGCGAAGCCGCTGCGGCAACGGCCACAGGCATGGGCGCTGTATCGGCATCGGTATTGAGCTTTTTATCACATGGCGACCACCTTGTAGCATCAAGTGCATTATATGGTTGTACGTTCGCGTTTTTTGCACACATGTTACCGCGTTGGGGAATTGAAGTTACGTTTGTTGATATGACCTGCGAGGACGAGCTACGGGCTGCCATTAAACCTAATTCCAAAATGATATTTGTAGAAACACCAATAAACCCAACAATGGCTGTGATTGATTTAGCACTTATTGGCGCTATTGCTAAACAGCACAGCTTAATTAGCGTGGTAGACAACACCTTTTTAACGCCATTGCTGCAATCACCAAAACAATATGGCATTGATATCATTATGCACAGTGCAACCAAATACATAAATGGCCATGGCGATGTGGTGGCAGGACTTGTGTGTGGATCGCTTGAGCATATTACCTTGATAAAAATGACCGTACTAAAAGACATTGGTGCAACCATAAGCCCACACGACGCATGGCTTATAAATCGCGGATTAAAAACCTTAGCCATACGCATGGAGCGTCACTGTCAGAGTGCACAAACAGTGGCTGAATACCTAGAGGCGCATCATAAAGTTAATATTGTTTATTACCCCGGCCTTAAATCACACCCAGGAAATAAATTTATTGGTAATCAAATGAAAGCTGCAGGTGGCGTGATTGCGTTTGAAATAAAAGGCACTTTACAACAAGGTGCGCAATTTATTGATAGCATGAAGCTTTGTACACTTGCTGTAAGCCTAGGCGATGCTGAAACACTGATTCAGCATCCTGCGTCTATGACCCATTCTCCTTATTCACCAGAAGAGAGAGCCGCCGCTGGTATCAGTGACGGGTTGATCAGGCTCTCTGTTGGGCTTGAAGATGTTAACGACATTATTAGTGATTTAGACCAGGCGTTTACTCAAATCTTTTAG
- the phhA gene encoding phenylalanine 4-monooxygenase codes for MAKASKYTSKTPDENGVIHWSDEENKIWSELVARQLACIEGKACDEYMEGLKKINLPHDRIPQLSELNEVLLATTGWQVAPVPALIDFDEFFRLLANKQFPVATFIRSREEFDYLQEPDIFHEIFGHCAMLTNPDFAKFTHKYGQLGYAAQKKDRVYLARMYWFTVEFGLMQTENGLRIYGGGILSSPGETQYVYSDTPEITPMSVIDVLRTPYRIDIMQPQYYTINSIHDLFDISQMDIMTLVEQAKELGLHDPKFPPKEKLAS; via the coding sequence ATGGCTAAAGCAAGTAAATACACATCCAAAACACCAGACGAAAATGGTGTTATACATTGGAGTGATGAAGAAAATAAAATTTGGTCTGAGCTTGTAGCGCGCCAACTTGCGTGCATAGAGGGCAAGGCCTGCGATGAGTATATGGAAGGACTTAAAAAAATAAATCTTCCACACGATCGTATACCGCAACTAAGCGAGCTTAACGAGGTACTTCTTGCTACTACTGGCTGGCAAGTAGCGCCTGTGCCTGCACTTATCGATTTTGATGAGTTTTTTAGGTTGTTAGCAAATAAACAGTTTCCGGTTGCCACGTTTATTCGAAGTCGTGAAGAGTTTGATTATCTTCAAGAGCCAGATATTTTTCATGAAATATTTGGCCACTGCGCTATGCTAACAAACCCTGATTTTGCCAAGTTCACACACAAATACGGGCAATTAGGGTACGCAGCGCAGAAAAAAGATCGTGTTTACCTTGCACGCATGTACTGGTTTACCGTTGAGTTTGGTTTAATGCAAACCGAAAACGGCCTGCGTATTTACGGTGGCGGAATTTTATCAAGCCCGGGTGAAACGCAGTATGTGTATTCAGATACACCAGAAATAACGCCTATGAGCGTAATTGATGTACTGCGTACGCCTTATCGCATTGATATTATGCAACCGCAGTACTACACCATTAATTCGATTCATGATCTGTTTGATATATCGCAAATGGATATTATGACTTTGGTTGAGCAAGCTAAAGAGCTTGGTTTGCATGACCCAAAATTTCCACCAAAAGAAAAATTAGCCAGTTAA
- the glnD gene encoding [protein-PII] uridylyltransferase — translation MALPNKVKKLLSDAEQLSDYRDCSSYFYKWLHNEFSKQPVGNLINARAEFIDRLLIKLFHVYDLSHEPDLALIAVGGYGRGELHPYSDIDFLLLVTEQPSEAVCEKIGQFVTMLWDLNLEIGHSVRTIDQAIEQKREDVTFATSLLESRLIFGNHIEFEKLKNFILETPVWGSNDFFEAKVQEQNLRHRKCHGTAYNLEPNIKENPGGLRDLQTIIWVAKKHFRAETLQELINHGYLTHEEFQELSECLENLWNIRFALHLAAGRSENRLLFDHQPLAAEILGFGSDGKASVERMMKRLFRIMSRVRELNQMLLSYFEQSISPLSSEAVVEVLDRNFERVGHQIRVKDPSVFFRRDQLFVLFEHIAENPEITHIYPSTIRTIRQVRRRLLGDLQDYAACREAFLRLVKHPNGMGRAFTLMHKHGMLAAYLPQWRNIFGQMQFDLFHAYTVDEHTHKLINNIYQYFDKTGVSEFPICSEIVTRMDKPELLYLAGIFHDIAKGRGGDHSELGSVDAIAFAKLHGFSSSDGKLIAWLVGNHLLMSVTAQRKDINDPTVIKDFATRVKTERQLDYLYCLTVADIRATNDNLWNDWKNTLLRELYLHTQRALRLGLENPMDQRDQIRDKKHQAKQRLLNLGYLEEKIDLIWSRFKANYFTAFSEQQISWQTEHLVNSTDLSQPSVIVSNAPMHGGTQVFVYSPYSGALFARLVNIIGTKKAQIQHAQVLTTKDGYVLFSFVILEVSGDPIASSRAQSIKRGLEQALNDPRKKIRFKKSRSQRFKDFNIKPKIVLRPHARKDRSLIEIQAVDIPGLLTKIAEVFQAHLLHIHAARITTVGERAEDFFVVSNNEYQALTDEEQAKIHQALRKKFNAETE, via the coding sequence GTGGCATTACCCAACAAAGTAAAAAAGTTGCTTAGCGATGCTGAGCAACTAAGTGACTATCGCGATTGTTCCAGCTATTTTTACAAATGGTTGCATAACGAATTTTCAAAACAACCAGTTGGTAATTTAATTAATGCCCGGGCTGAGTTTATCGACCGCCTGTTGATCAAATTATTTCATGTTTATGATCTATCTCATGAGCCTGATTTAGCGCTGATTGCCGTAGGCGGTTACGGACGTGGTGAGCTTCACCCTTATTCAGATATCGACTTCTTACTGCTTGTAACAGAGCAACCAAGTGAAGCGGTATGTGAAAAAATAGGTCAATTTGTCACTATGCTGTGGGATCTTAACTTAGAGATTGGCCACAGCGTTCGTACTATTGATCAAGCAATAGAGCAAAAACGCGAAGACGTCACCTTTGCCACCAGCTTACTCGAAAGCCGACTAATTTTTGGTAATCATATTGAGTTTGAAAAGCTTAAAAACTTTATACTCGAAACGCCAGTATGGGGCTCTAACGACTTTTTTGAAGCCAAAGTACAAGAGCAAAATCTGCGTCACCGTAAATGTCACGGAACAGCGTACAACTTAGAGCCAAACATAAAAGAAAACCCAGGTGGTCTTCGCGATTTACAAACTATTATTTGGGTAGCCAAAAAGCATTTTAGAGCCGAAACCCTCCAAGAGCTCATAAACCATGGCTACTTAACCCATGAAGAGTTTCAAGAGCTTTCAGAGTGTTTAGAAAACCTATGGAACATTCGCTTTGCCCTGCACTTAGCCGCAGGACGATCAGAAAACCGTTTACTATTTGATCACCAACCCCTTGCTGCAGAAATACTTGGCTTTGGTAGCGATGGTAAAGCGTCGGTTGAACGTATGATGAAGCGCTTATTTCGTATAATGAGCCGTGTACGCGAACTTAATCAGATGCTGCTTTCGTATTTTGAGCAAAGCATTTCGCCACTAAGCAGCGAAGCCGTTGTTGAGGTACTCGACAGAAATTTTGAGCGTGTTGGCCATCAAATTCGTGTTAAAGACCCATCTGTATTTTTTAGGCGCGATCAACTTTTTGTTCTGTTTGAGCACATTGCTGAAAATCCAGAAATTACCCATATTTACCCAAGCACTATACGCACTATTCGCCAAGTACGCCGTCGTTTGTTGGGTGACCTGCAAGATTACGCGGCCTGCCGTGAAGCTTTCTTACGCTTGGTAAAACACCCTAACGGTATGGGCCGCGCATTCACATTAATGCATAAGCACGGCATGCTGGCAGCATACTTACCGCAATGGCGTAATATTTTTGGGCAAATGCAGTTTGATTTATTTCATGCCTACACGGTAGACGAGCACACCCACAAGTTAATCAATAATATTTACCAATACTTTGATAAAACGGGCGTGAGTGAATTTCCAATTTGTAGTGAAATAGTCACCCGAATGGATAAACCCGAGCTTTTATATTTAGCCGGTATTTTTCATGATATTGCGAAAGGCCGTGGTGGCGATCACTCAGAGCTAGGGTCGGTCGATGCTATTGCATTTGCTAAGTTACATGGGTTTTCATCATCCGATGGCAAGCTTATCGCATGGCTTGTTGGTAATCACTTACTTATGTCGGTAACTGCACAAAGAAAAGACATAAACGACCCTACAGTAATCAAAGACTTTGCAACACGTGTAAAAACAGAGCGCCAACTCGATTACCTTTATTGTTTAACTGTGGCAGATATTCGTGCCACTAACGACAACCTATGGAACGATTGGAAAAACACCTTATTGCGCGAACTTTATTTGCACACACAACGTGCATTGCGTTTGGGCCTTGAAAACCCAATGGACCAACGCGACCAAATTCGTGATAAAAAGCACCAAGCAAAACAACGCCTGCTTAATTTAGGGTACCTTGAAGAAAAAATTGACTTAATTTGGAGCCGCTTTAAAGCAAACTACTTTACTGCATTTAGCGAGCAGCAAATATCGTGGCAAACCGAGCATTTAGTAAATAGCACCGATTTAAGTCAACCGAGTGTAATAGTGTCGAATGCGCCTATGCACGGCGGCACGCAAGTGTTTGTTTACAGTCCTTACTCGGGTGCCCTATTCGCCCGTTTAGTAAACATAATTGGTACTAAAAAGGCACAGATCCAACACGCACAAGTACTGACCACCAAAGACGGTTATGTACTGTTTAGCTTTGTTATTCTTGAAGTCAGCGGCGACCCTATCGCAAGTAGCCGCGCGCAATCGATTAAACGCGGCCTTGAGCAAGCACTTAATGACCCGCGTAAAAAAATTCGCTTTAAAAAGAGTCGCTCACAACGTTTTAAAGACTTTAATATCAAACCCAAAATTGTGCTGCGCCCACATGCTAGAAAAGATCGCAGCTTAATTGAAATACAAGCGGTTGATATACCCGGTCTACTAACCAAAATAGCCGAAGTTTTCCAAGCACATTTACTCCATATTCATGCAGCCCGCATAACAACGGTAGGTGAACGTGCAGAGGATTTCTTTGTCGTATCAAATAACGAATACCAAGCCCTGACTGATGAAGAACAAGCAAAAATTCATCAGGCATTACGTAAAAAATTCAACGCCGAAACAGAATAA
- the rpsB gene encoding 30S ribosomal protein S2 codes for MANVSMRDMLQAGVHFGHQARYWNPKMKPFIFGTRNRVHIINLEQTVPMFNNALKFLSGAAANKGKVLFVGTKRAASDAVKEAAIASDQFYVNHRWLGGMLTNWKTVRQSIKRLKDLEIQSQDGTFEKLTKKETLMLNREMEKLEKSLGGIKNMGGLPDAIFVIDADHEHIAIREANNLGIPVVAIVDTNSNPDGVDFIVPGNDDAIRAVTLYTSAVAAAITEGRENNIVAQAENDDFVEAE; via the coding sequence ATGGCAAACGTTTCAATGCGCGACATGCTTCAAGCTGGTGTTCACTTTGGTCACCAAGCACGTTACTGGAACCCTAAGATGAAGCCTTTCATCTTCGGCACTCGTAACCGTGTACATATCATCAACCTTGAGCAAACTGTACCAATGTTCAACAACGCACTTAAGTTTTTAAGTGGCGCTGCTGCAAACAAAGGTAAAGTTCTTTTCGTTGGTACTAAGCGCGCAGCAAGCGACGCAGTTAAAGAAGCTGCTATCGCAAGCGATCAGTTTTACGTTAACCACCGCTGGTTAGGTGGCATGTTGACTAACTGGAAAACAGTACGTCAATCAATCAAGCGTCTTAAAGACCTTGAAATCCAAAGCCAAGACGGTACTTTCGAGAAATTAACTAAGAAAGAAACGTTAATGCTTAACCGCGAAATGGAAAAGCTTGAAAAGAGCCTTGGTGGTATCAAAAACATGGGCGGTCTTCCAGACGCGATCTTTGTTATCGATGCTGACCACGAGCACATTGCTATCCGTGAAGCTAACAACCTAGGTATTCCAGTTGTTGCAATCGTAGATACTAACTCTAATCCAGACGGCGTTGATTTCATCGTTCCTGGTAACGATGATGCTATCCGTGCTGTAACCCTTTACACTAGCGCTGTTGCAGCTGCTATCACTGAAGGTCGCGAGAATAACATCGTTGCTCAAGCTGAGAATGACGATTTCGTTGAAGCTGAGTAA
- the dapD gene encoding 2,3,4,5-tetrahydropyridine-2,6-dicarboxylate N-succinyltransferase: protein MSDLKTMIENAWDNRDSISPSTVSSDVKQAIIDALELLDSGAARVAEKISGEWVVHQWLKKAVLLSFRIRDNQPMNDGVNQFYDKVPLKFSDYTPEQFQQGGMRVVPNAVARKGSFVGKNVVLMPSYVNIGAYVDEGTMVDTWATVGSCAQIGKNVHLSGGVGIGGVLEPLQANPTIIEDNCFIGARSEIVEGVVVEEGAVISMGVYISQSTRIYDRETGEIHYGRVPAGAVVVPGALPSKDGTHSLYAAIIVKKVDQQTREKVGINALLRSIDD from the coding sequence ATGTCAGATTTAAAAACAATGATCGAAAACGCATGGGATAACCGCGACAGCATTAGCCCAAGCACTGTATCTAGCGATGTAAAACAAGCTATTATTGACGCGCTAGAACTACTTGATAGCGGTGCCGCGCGTGTTGCTGAAAAAATATCAGGCGAATGGGTTGTACACCAATGGCTTAAAAAAGCAGTTTTACTATCTTTTCGTATTCGCGACAACCAACCAATGAACGACGGCGTTAATCAGTTTTACGACAAAGTACCGCTTAAATTTAGCGACTACACGCCAGAGCAATTTCAACAAGGCGGCATGCGCGTAGTGCCTAACGCAGTAGCACGTAAAGGCAGCTTTGTAGGTAAAAACGTCGTACTTATGCCCTCGTACGTAAACATTGGCGCATACGTTGACGAGGGCACCATGGTTGATACATGGGCCACTGTTGGCTCATGTGCACAAATTGGTAAGAACGTACACTTATCTGGCGGCGTTGGCATAGGCGGCGTTTTAGAGCCACTACAAGCTAACCCAACCATCATTGAAGACAATTGTTTTATTGGCGCACGTTCTGAAATTGTTGAAGGTGTAGTAGTAGAAGAAGGCGCTGTTATTTCAATGGGCGTTTATATCAGCCAAAGCACTCGTATTTACGACCGTGAAACCGGCGAAATTCACTACGGCCGCGTACCTGCAGGCGCAGTAGTTGTACCAGGTGCACTACCATCAAAAGATGGCACTCACAGCCTATACGCTGCAATCATTGTGAAAAAAGTTGATCAGCAAACACGCGAAAAAGTAGGCATCAACGCCCTACTACGTTCGATTGATGATTAA
- a CDS encoding TIGR01620 family protein, with protein sequence MSDTQQTFQAGRRIDTQADEQVEPTLAPAKIITQGQSEYIEEPDEEFIEDEIDLEPVYKKSKWQTLKGVFAISFLVLVLLEFAYSLVFAFQQSIVLGGLYLTAVVSGVLLIGRMLWREYRMLRSLKRNQLHRQEADRLLNSEQVGGALPWLEKLNKHQKLNNFDSFKKQVAQHHSDKEIMTLYANSLLITQDTQAKKLINRFATESALLVALSPIALVDMMAVLWRGTKLIEQIGKIYGIGFGYASRIKLYRMLIKQVMFVGSAELISDLAATALSAELLGKLSGRAAQGVSAGIFTARIGYKAMELSRPLPKLEHKRSLLKGTVQSIAGKILKRGKTEPTQ encoded by the coding sequence ATGAGCGACACACAGCAAACTTTTCAAGCAGGTAGGCGAATTGATACCCAAGCAGATGAGCAAGTTGAGCCTACGCTTGCTCCTGCAAAAATAATTACCCAGGGTCAAAGTGAATACATTGAAGAGCCTGATGAAGAGTTTATAGAAGATGAAATAGACCTAGAGCCAGTATATAAAAAGTCAAAATGGCAAACGCTTAAAGGTGTGTTTGCCATAAGCTTTTTAGTACTGGTGTTACTTGAATTTGCTTATTCATTAGTGTTTGCATTTCAACAGTCGATTGTTTTAGGCGGTTTGTATTTAACCGCCGTGGTAAGTGGTGTGCTTCTTATTGGGCGCATGTTATGGCGCGAATATAGAATGTTGCGCAGCCTTAAGCGCAATCAGTTACACCGCCAAGAAGCCGACAGACTCTTAAATAGTGAGCAAGTAGGCGGCGCATTACCGTGGCTTGAAAAACTAAACAAGCACCAAAAGCTTAATAATTTTGACAGCTTTAAAAAGCAAGTTGCACAGCATCACAGTGATAAAGAAATAATGACCCTTTACGCAAATAGCTTGCTTATAACGCAAGACACGCAAGCTAAAAAGCTTATAAACCGTTTTGCAACAGAGTCAGCTTTATTAGTTGCACTGAGCCCCATTGCCCTGGTGGATATGATGGCTGTGCTTTGGCGTGGTACTAAGTTAATTGAGCAAATAGGTAAAATTTATGGCATTGGTTTTGGTTACGCAAGCCGCATTAAGCTTTACCGTATGCTTATAAAACAAGTTATGTTTGTAGGCAGTGCAGAGCTTATCTCTGATTTAGCAGCTACTGCGCTCAGCGCAGAGTTGCTTGGTAAGCTATCTGGACGAGCCGCACAAGGTGTGAGTGCTGGGATTTTTACAGCGCGAATTGGCTATAAAGCAATGGAGTTAAGTCGCCCATTACCTAAACTAGAACACAAGCGCAGCCTGTTGAAAGGGACCGTTCAGAGCATTGCAGGTAAAATTTTAAAACGAGGGAAAACAGAGCCCACACAATAA
- a CDS encoding DUF2804 domain-containing protein, with amino-acid sequence MQKKLQLINPNGQANFGLFPQGIEHINYLDFDLRNAMDKPCGKLAKRFKFNQFQFISITCDELVIGLAIVDLKIASNCFVYVYNLKTEQLDEHSFVNLFSKNTLIEPLPNSGNSYFKKGDNSVYVNTTDRPGERKVTVKISTTLILDAIINESDNYLPLSVCVRAGYTGFHFTQKSAALNCSGTLLLKNTRYDFSHMNALACVDWSAGYMRRETFWNWASLACKLPDGRYLGLNLSAGVIETGFTENAIWLDGKLYKIDMVDFKFNRYGNEIDCDKWELHSNDGLINLTFEPVSQRFDKTNLLIVATNFTQKIGRYFGQITLPNEVITLNGQWGLAEDHYSKW; translated from the coding sequence ATGCAAAAAAAACTGCAGCTGATTAACCCTAATGGTCAGGCTAACTTTGGTTTATTCCCACAGGGGATTGAGCATATTAATTACTTAGATTTTGATTTAAGAAACGCAATGGATAAGCCATGCGGTAAACTTGCAAAAAGATTTAAGTTTAACCAGTTTCAGTTTATAAGCATTACTTGCGATGAATTAGTTATTGGGCTTGCAATCGTTGATTTAAAAATTGCCAGCAACTGTTTTGTTTATGTTTACAATTTAAAAACAGAGCAGTTAGACGAGCACAGCTTTGTAAATTTATTTTCTAAAAACACATTAATTGAGCCGCTGCCAAATTCTGGCAATAGTTATTTTAAAAAGGGTGATAACAGCGTTTACGTTAATACCACAGATAGACCCGGTGAACGAAAGGTAACAGTTAAAATAAGTACCACGCTGATCCTTGATGCAATAATTAACGAGTCAGATAATTACCTTCCTTTGAGTGTATGTGTTCGAGCTGGTTATACTGGTTTCCATTTCACCCAAAAATCGGCCGCGCTAAATTGCTCTGGCACGCTTCTATTAAAAAATACCCGCTACGATTTTAGTCATATGAACGCATTGGCCTGTGTAGACTGGAGTGCAGGCTATATGCGTCGTGAAACATTTTGGAATTGGGCAAGCCTTGCCTGCAAATTACCTGATGGACGCTACTTGGGATTAAACCTTTCAGCAGGTGTAATTGAAACAGGATTTACTGAAAATGCTATTTGGCTTGACGGAAAGCTATACAAAATTGATATGGTTGATTTTAAGTTTAATCGTTATGGTAACGAAATTGATTGTGACAAGTGGGAACTCCACTCAAACGACGGCCTGATTAATCTTACTTTTGAACCTGTAAGCCAACGTTTTGATAAAACTAATTTACTCATTGTGGCCACGAATTTCACACAAAAAATCGGTCGTTATTTCGGTCAAATAACGCTTCCTAATGAAGTGATAACACTTAACGGGCAGTGGGGCTTAGCAGAAGATCACTATTCAAAATGGTAG
- a CDS encoding 4a-hydroxytetrahydrobiopterin dehydratase, with amino-acid sequence MSSLSEQKCEACHVDAPKVSDEELAQLITKIPDWVPEVRDGIMQLERVYKFKNFKQAIAFTNKVGDMAEDEGHHPGLLTEWGKVTVTWWSHSIKGLHKNDFICAAKTDDVFNAL; translated from the coding sequence ATGTCTTCATTAAGTGAACAAAAATGCGAAGCTTGCCACGTAGATGCACCAAAAGTGTCTGACGAAGAGCTTGCACAGCTTATTACAAAAATACCAGACTGGGTACCAGAAGTACGCGACGGCATTATGCAGCTAGAGCGTGTTTATAAATTTAAAAACTTTAAACAAGCTATCGCGTTTACTAACAAAGTAGGCGACATGGCAGAAGACGAAGGCCACCATCCTGGTTTATTAACCGAGTGGGGCAAAGTAACTGTAACGTGGTGGAGCCATTCAATTAAAGGCTTGCACAAAAACGATTTTATTTGTGCAGCTAAAACAGACGACGTATTCAACGCGCTGTAA